DNA sequence from the Candidatus Chlorohelix allophototropha genome:
AAAGACTACTTGGCTACCAGACGGAACCAACGAGTGAACTTGCTTTAACAATCTGATGTGCAAAGCTTGAGCTAAATGTCCCTTTTTAGCCTTAACCACCAACCAACCCAAAGGTAAAGCCCGCCCCTGATATACTACACTGATTACTAAGCCCATTCCACCAGCACCAACCTGACTGCCATCTATCACCAGTACCAGTGGACAATGACACAGGCTACTCAGCAATTGTTTGGCGAAAGGAGCATACACCACTTTTTGGTTAAAGTTATCATTTTTGAGCAATCGGCGCATTCGGATGATGCGGCTTTCCCGTTTAGTTTTATCTGGCACTTTGGCGGCGATATTAGGCAACGCACTATGCCGACTACCTACAATCCCACTGATCACCATCGCTAGAATTGTTAAATATTGTAATTCGCGCCCCTGCGCTTGTGGGTGGAGTTGCAACAATTGCTGTTTTATGGCACGATGTCGGCGAAGGTTGTCACTCATTTTGGTATCCTTTTGCTTTCTACTTTGGTCGGTAAGAAAACTACAGTTTACCACTCTGCCTCAACCTTCTCCTCCTTTTCCTCTCCTTTATATCTGTACGGTAGCAAAATTTCACATAGGGTTATTCTTACTCAAGAACTAAGCCGCCGGTTTGGTCTGGAGAATTATCTAGATTTCCGAGAAGAGGGTATTATGCAACAGCGCGAATTATCTGACGCGCCTCGCTTGTCAATCACGGTTGATAGCCTCCAGCATTTAATCAATTTGGGTTCTTCCAGAGATTTGCTTATCCTTGACGAAGTAACACAAATTCTCAGGTATTTAACGTTTTCCAAAACACTTTCTAAGTCGCGCCGAATCGTCCGGGTAGCCTTTGAAGCCTTAATAAGAAATGCTCATAAGGTGCTGGTTATGGATGCCGACCTTGACAAAGTAACTTATGACTACCTTTGTGGATTGAAGGGAAAAAAAAATATTGAGGTCGTGGTAAATGACTTCGTGCCTGAAAAGAATATTCCGCTTTACTCTTTTGAGAAGAAAACCGAGTTGTTATCCCATATGTGCCATATCTTAAGGATTGGTGGCAAGATTTACTTTGCCTGTAATTCAAAGAGTGAAGTTGTCATACAAACCGCAATTATTAAAGCACAATTCCCGAACTTGCGGGTAATGTCTATCACTAGCGACAACTCAAATGAAGAAGCAATTCGAGAGTTTGCAAAAAACCTGAATGAGAATGTAATTGATTACGATATTCTTTTAGCCTCACCAAGCATTGGAACTGGCTGTGATATTTCGGTAGAGCATTTTGATTATACCTTCGTAATAGGAGCAAGGCGGTCCACTAATCACCGTGATTTATTGCAGCATATGAGCCGTAATCGGAAGGCAAAGGCTATTTTTTGCTGGATAGATCCGACTGAAGAAAACCACCCAATCGACCCCGAATACTACCGCAAAGAGTGTGTTGAAAGAGCCGTAGATACTGGCTTGATTGTCGGTTACGATGTTCAAGGCAGACGAATACCCGCCGCTATAGAACAGCGTCAGCTCAAACTATACGGTGCGTATAAGGCGCAGGATGCTATCAGCCACAACAAACTTGCTGAAAACTTTTATCTCCAGGCAGAACTCGAAGGCTACCAGGTAAAAGAGTGCACTGCCGAAGTCGAAACGCTTGAATACTCTAAAGCCCGAACTCAGACCAAGGG
Encoded proteins:
- a CDS encoding plasmid replication protein, CyRepA1 family, translated to MSAKVVTHFGILLLSTLVGKKTTVYHSASTFSSFSSPLYLYGSKISHRVILTQELSRRFGLENYLDFREEGIMQQRELSDAPRLSITVDSLQHLINLGSSRDLLILDEVTQILRYLTFSKTLSKSRRIVRVAFEALIRNAHKVLVMDADLDKVTYDYLCGLKGKKNIEVVVNDFVPEKNIPLYSFEKKTELLSHMCHILRIGGKIYFACNSKSEVVIQTAIIKAQFPNLRVMSITSDNSNEEAIREFAKNLNENVIDYDILLASPSIGTGCDISVEHFDYTFVIGARRSTNHRDLLQHMSRNRKAKAIFCWIDPTEENHPIDPEYYRKECVERAVDTGLIVGYDVQGRRIPAAIEQRQLKLYGAYKAQDAISHNKLAENFYLQAELEGYQVKECTAEVETLEYSKARTQTKGIIKEKGIQAVLDAPDLEMRDVQKLKRRENGLSRSERVTLERNKIKDFYKETPTKDLLEYDREGKTRISIFNLALLLGYRDSLELDDKDMLNTDRLITDFTGYTLATYRRIEILKQFCVLDDDGYFTFDKEFCAKDLSQAVRWTLKNKLLIRRDLGLYLHRDFPDKPVQFLAEVLQQVGIKLKHRRFGKRGKQVYYYRLDRESFDKALKYAERLQLEAQRDCASSTHTCVVDPYVYIYNNRVDYKRDTA